One genomic window of Glycine soja cultivar W05 chromosome 9, ASM419377v2, whole genome shotgun sequence includes the following:
- the LOC114367216 gene encoding protein ENDOSPERM DEFECTIVE 1-like, producing the protein MVQVQIMPEQNSDSAAPPPPPPPPHNRRPRVREVSSRFMSPSVPRRPRSELDPDENSETPFPIISQRKQTQTPQQRSMKIFKENNNNGHEHVAPHPHPSKSCSGRIGTPCVSRPGTPTPSVYVSSRYRQTQQQHHHHHNNHHHHRFVNGMASAAEKLMQASGLNQAKSSNDSGVNSSIQSLPELGEREMLLQSNLSVGEKIGSGNGGGGGGGGDLKFHHPSPLSRSVTLPSSGGENKPPSSVAKQHGSGGNQLTKSGGGLSLPPVPPQCGRPAVDVRKGKKGSSQQEDVHSLRLLYNRYLQWRFANAKAHSTMKAQQTEIQKALYSQAMRISEMRDSVNKKRIELELLQKSKILSTILEPQIPYLDEWSTMMEEYSVSITEVIQALVNATVRLPVGGNVRLDVRELGEALNSASKMMETMISNIQRFMPKAEETDISISELARVAGGERALVGECGDLLSKRYKSQLEECSLRGQLIQLHSICHKNKNEEQQTSN; encoded by the exons ATGGTGCAGGTCCAGATCATGCCGGAACAAAATTCCGATTCCGCCGCTCCtccgcctcctcctcctccgccGCACAACCGCCGGCCAAGGGTCCGCGAGGTCAGCTCCCGGTTCATGTCCCCCTCCGTGCCGCGCCGCCCGCGGTCGGAGCTCGATCCCGATGAGAATTCCGAAACCCCGTTCCCAATTATTTCTcagagaaaacaaacacaaacaccacAACAACGTtctatgaaaattttcaaagaaaacaacaacaacgGACATGAACATGTTGCACCGCACCCTCACCCTTCAAAGTCATGTTCTGGCAGAATTGGTACACCTTGTGTTTCTAGGCCTGGCACTCCCACACCCTCAGTTTATGTGTCTTCAAGGTATagacaaacacaacaacaacaccaTCATCACCATAACAATCACCATCATCATAGATTTGTTAATGGCATGGCCTCTGCTGCCGAGAAATTGATGCAAGCCAGTGGATTGAATCAGGCTAAGTCCAGTAATGATTCTGGAGTGAACTCTAGTATTCAGTCACTCCCTGAATTGGGGGAGAGAGAGATGTTGCTGCAGTCCAATTTGTCTGTGGGTGAGAAAATTGGGAGTGgcaatggtggtggtggtggtggtggtggggaCTTGAAGTTTCACCACCCTTCGCCTTTGTCGCGGTCGGTTACTTTGCCTTCTTCCGGTGGTGAGAACAAACCTCCTTCTTCTGTCGCCAAGCAGCATGGGAGTGGTGGAAATCAGTTGACTAAGTCTGGAGGGGGGCTTAGTTTGCCGCCGGTGCCTCCTCAGTGTGGAAGGCCAGCAGTGGATGTGAGGAAAGGGAAGAAAGGGTCTAGTCAACAGGAAGATGTGCATTCTCTTAGACTGTTGTATAATCGATATTTGCAATGGAGATTTGCGAATGCAAAAGCGCACTCCACAATGAAAGCTCAGCAAACAGAAATCCAG AAAGCACTATATTCTCAAGCAATGAGAATATCAGAAATGCGTGATTCTGTGAACAAGAAACGCATAGAGCTGGAGCTTTTGCAGAAATCAAAGATTCTGTCAACAATTCTTGAACCTCAA ATTCCATATCTAGATGAGTGGTCTACAATGATGGAAGAATATTCAGTCTCTATTACGGAAGTGATTCAGGCTTTAGTGAATGCCACAGTGCGACTTCCAGTTGGTGGGAATGTTAGG CTTGATGTAAGAGAGCTGGGGGAGGCCCTGAATTCAGCATCGAAGATGATGGAAACAATGATTTCCAATATACAAAGATTCATGCCAAAG GCAGAAGAAACAGACATTTCCATTTCAGAATTAGCCAGAGTAGCTGGTGGGGAAAGAGCTCTTGTTGGAGAATGTGGAGATTTATTATCAAAGAGATACAAATCACAG TTGGAGGAGTGCAGCTTAAGGGGCCAGCTAATCCAACTGCATTCAATTTGCCACAAGAATAAGAACGAAGAACAACAAACAAGCAACTGA
- the LOC114425689 gene encoding uncharacterized protein At3g52155, chloroplastic-like: protein MNVGVCEMHSVICSTVVSLSPYDSCRRNPNRLRAKSSLLVQKQDAQLSDSDSDSVSVSRRLILLRHAKSSWDNRSLRDHDRPLSKSGKEDAVRVSRRLQQLGWIPELILSSDAARTKETLKIMQEQVQELVEAEVHFVSSFYSIAAMDGQTAEHLQKIICKYSRDEILTIMCMGHNRGWEEAASMFSGASVELKTCNAALLESAGKSWDEAFATAGFGGWKLQGIIKPSS, encoded by the exons ATGAATGTGGGTGTGTGTGAGATGCATTCTGTAATCTGCAGCACCGTCGTTTCACTTTCACCATACGACTCTTGTCGCCGGAACCCTAACCGATTGCGCGCCAAATCCTCTCTGCTCGTTCAGAAACAGGACGCCCAACTCTCCGACTCCGACTCCGACTCCGTCTCCGTCTCGCGCCGCCTCATTCTCCTTCGCCATGCTAAGAGTTCCTGGGATAATCGCTCTCTCCGCG accATGACCGGCCACTGAGCAAGTCTGGGAAAGAGGATGCTGTGAGAGTTTCCCGCAGGCTCCAACAGTTGGGTTGGATTCCTGAACTTATCTTGTCCAG TGATGCAGCGCGGACTAAGGAGACGCTTAAGATAATGCAGGAGCAAGTGCAGGAGCTGGTGGAAGCCGAGGTTCATTTTGTTTCTAGTTTCTATTCGATTGCAGCTATGGATGGGCAAACGGCAGAGCACCTTCAAAAGATTATTTGTAAATATTCAAGGGATGAGATACTTACTATAAT GTGCATGGGACATAATAGGGGGTGGGAAGAAGCAGCATCAATGTTTTCTGGGGCCTCTGTGGAATTAAAGACTTGCAATGCTGCACTGCTTGAGTCTGCTGGAAAATCCTGGGATGAG GCATTTGCCACTGCAGGATTTGGTGGCTGGAAGCTTCAGGGTATAATAAAACCAAGTAGCTAG
- the LOC114368027 gene encoding uncharacterized WD repeat-containing protein C2A9.03-like isoform X1, whose protein sequence is MSQHHGDEMEYAADDNEMAEVEEDMYFRGRAFGESDSDDDDDYEYDPLENRISDTTAAEARRGKDIQGIPWDRLSISREKYRQTRLEQYKNYENIPQSGEMSEKECKATDKGGKYYDFWQNTRSVKSTILHFQLRNLVWSTSKHDVYLVSNYSIVHWSSLTSKRSEILNVSGHVAPCEKHPGSLLEGFTQTQISTLAVRDNLLIAGGFQGELICKYLDRPGVSFCTRTTYEDNAITNAVEIYEHPSGAVHFMASNNDSGVRDFDIERFQLSKHFCFPWPVNHTSLSPDGKLLAVVGDNPKGLLVDSQTGKTITPLRGHLDFSFASAWHPDGRIFATGNQDKTCRVWDVRNLSKSVAVLKGNLGAIRSIRFTSDGQFMAMAEPADFVHVYDTKHGFEKEQEIDFFGEISGVSFSPDTESLFIGVWDRTYGSLLQFNRRRNYMYSSMVVHHSKTRKTGRLSHHTL, encoded by the exons ATGTCTCAACACCATGGTGATGAAATGGAGTATGCGGCAGATGATAATGAAATGGCAGAGGTAGAAGAGGATATGTATTTCCGTGGCAGGGCATTTGGTGAATCAGATTCGGATGATGACGACGACTACGAATATGACCCTTTG GAAAACCGAATATCAGATACCACTGCTGCTGAAGCTAGGAGGGGGAAGGATATCCAAGGTATACCTTGGGATAGGTTGAGCATTAGTCGTGAGAAATATAGACAAACTAGACTAGAGCAgtacaaaaattatgaaaacataCCACAATCAGGGGAAATGTCAGAGAAG GAATGCAAAGCAACAGATAAAGGGGGGAAATATTATGATTTCTGGCAAAACACTAGATCTGTGAAGTCAACAATACTTCATTTCCAA TTGAGGAATTTGGTTTGGTCAACATCAAAACATGACGTATATCTTGTTTCAAATTACTCCATTGTTCACTGGTCTTCATTAACTTCTAAGAGATCTGAAATCTTGAATGTATCAGGGCATGTAGCTCCATGTGag AAACATCCTGGAAGCCTCTTGGAAGGTTTTACTCAGACACAAATTAGTACACTGGCTGTACGAGATAACTTGTTGATTGCTGGAGGGTTTCAAGGAGAACTTAtttgcaag TACTTAGATCGGCCAGGGGTTAGTTTTTGTACCCGAACTACATATGAGGACAATGCAATCACAAATGCTGTGGAGATTTATGAGCACCCAAg TGGAGCTGTTCATTTCATGGCTTCAAACAATGACTCTGGAGTTAGAGACTTTGATATTGAGAGATTTCAGCTTTCAAAGCATTTCTGCTTTCCTTGGCCAGTAAAT CATACTTCATTGAGCCCTGATGGAAAACTACTTGCTGTTGTTGGAGACAACCCAAAAGGGTTACTGGTGGATTCTCAAACAGGAAAG ACTATCACACCTTTACGTGGACACTTGGATTTCTCATTTGCATCTGCATGGCATCCTGATGGCCGCATATTTGCTACTGGGAACCAAGACAAAACATGTCGTGTTTGGGATGTTCGGAACTTGTCAAAATCCGTTGCTGTTCTTAAAGGCAACCTTGGAGCTATACGTTCAATACGTTTCACATCTGATGGACAGTTCATGGCGATGGCTGAGCCAGCTGACTTTGTGCATGTCTACGACACAAAGCATGGGTTTGAGAAGGAGCAAGAGATCGATTTTTTTGGGGAGATCTCTGGTGTATCCTTTAGCCCTGACACAGAATCACTCTTTATTGGTGTTTGGGATCGCACCTATGGAAGCCTTCTACAGTTCAATCGACGCAGAAATTACAT GTATTCGAGTATGGTGGTACATCATAGCAAAACCAGAAAAACCGGTAGATTGTCTCATCATACATTGTAG
- the LOC114367318 gene encoding uncharacterized protein LOC114367318, whose translation MGCFSSKVIARSISFHEERKKRSQRKTNGIPLLEDLIISTGGSDQYLALFCAANTVSNKLHSGSLSSNTSSKLAIEPASASSETIKKLKLPSSARLGQGEGKQIESDKNRSKSWHQFPEHIVQSLAQENSSGFEDKHDLSSKGAARSRSFHTLKEYDDMVKKIWLAESLTDQQSEFNDEEDAGSGANTTHHTEDRDCVIKKMQPPCLNKNYSLEEREERKVVKETDNLSTTSEISTVATTPSPKSHISSSGIKNEGVVPSHKTSTIEKGIKRKAVAKRLESLRIPTGVEYPAIASLREWLPASGIYSPESYVTPKFGSYSIMDIRNANESSEDSVFSPELVSAFEQCMQKLEADEENILKQIVENVEEESEASSPKKEHHA comes from the coding sequence ATGGggtgtttttcttcaaaagtcATAGCCAGATCAATCAGCTTCcatgaagagagaaagaagagatcACAGAGAAAAACTAACGGCATTCCATTGCTGGAAGATCTAATCATCTCCACTGGTGGCAGTGACCAGTACCTTGCTCTTTTCTGTGCAGCTAACACAGTATCCAACAAACTGCATTCTGGAAGTTTAAGTTCTAACACTTCCTCAAAACTGGCCATTGAGCCTGCCAGTGCCAGTTCTGAAACTATCAAGAAGTTGAAGCTGCCATCATCAGCAAGACTAGGCCAAGGAGAAGGGAAACAAATTGAGAGTGATAAGAACAGGTCCAAAAGTTGGCACCAATTTCCAGAACACATTGTGCAGTCTCTTGCTCAGGAGAATTCATCTGGTTTTGAAGATAAACATGACTTGAGCTCCAAGGGTGCTGCGCGTAGTAGGAGCTTTCACACATTGAAGGAATATGATGatatggttaaaaaaatatggttGGCCGAATCCCTCACAGATCAGCAAAGTGAGTTTAATGATGAAGAAGATGCTGGTTCAGGAGCTAATACAACTCATCATACTGAGGATAGGGATTGTGTCATCAAGAAGATGCAACCACCATgcttaaacaaaaattattcattggaagaaagagaagaaagaaaagtagtGAAGGAGACCGACAACTTGAGTACAACATCAGAAATCAGCACAGTAGCTACAACTCCAAGTCCTAAAAGTCACATATCTAGTTCAGGTATTAAGAATGAGGGAGTGGTTCCAAGCCATAAAACAAGCACAATTGAGAAGGGAATTAAGAGAAAAGCTGTGGCAAAGAGGCTAGAATCACTTAGAATCCCAACCGGTGTCGAATATCCAGCAATTGCTAGTCTTAGAGAATGGCTCCCTGCAAGTGGAATATACTCTCCTGAATCCTATGTCACCCCAAAATTTGGCAGTTATTCTATCATGGACATTAGAAATGCAAATGAATCCAGTGAGGATTCTGTATTTAGTCCAGAGTTGGTGTCTGCCTTTGAACAATGTATGCAAAAACTTGAAGCAGATGAAGAAAACATTCTGAAACAAATTGTAGAGAATGTGGAGGAAGAAAGTGAAGCAAGCAGCCCCAAGAAAGAACACCATGCATAG
- the LOC114367477 gene encoding aspartyl protease family protein At5g10770-like: MKLFQNKMLQSLPSGVYRMSLFWFIVFSAHLVLASSLVEFQDNDNPRQKQEGMQLNLYHVKGLDSSQTSTSPFSFSDMITKDEERVRFLHSRLTNKESVRNSATTDKLRGGPSLVSTTPLKSGLSIGSGNYYVKIGLGTPAKYFSMIVDTGSSLSWLQCQPCVIYCHVQVDPIFTPSTSKTYKALPCSSSQCSSLKSSTLNAPGCSNATGACVYKASYGDTSFSIGYLSQDVLTLTPSEAPSSGFVYGCGQDNQGLFGRSSGIIGLANDKISMLGQLSKKYGNAFSYCLPSSFSAPNSSSLSGFLSIGASSLASSPYKFTPLVKNQKIPSLYFLDLTTITVAGKPLGVSASSYNVPTIIDSGTVITRLPVAVYNALKKSFVLIMSKKYAQAPGFSILDTCFKGSVKEMSTVPEIQIIFRGGAGLELKAHNSLVEIEKGTTCLAIAASSNPISIIGNYQQQTFKVAYDVANFKIGFAPGGCQ, encoded by the exons ATGAAACTGTTCCAGAACAAAATGTTGCAGAGCCTGCCAAGTGGGGTGTACAGGATGAGCCTCTTTTGGTTTATAGTTTTCTCTGCACATCTTGTACTAGCATCCTCTCTTGTTGAATTTCAAG ATAATGATAATCCAAGGCAAAAGCAAGAGGGTATGCAGCTAAATTTGTACCATGTCAAAGGACTTGACTCCTCTCAAACTTCCACATCACCATTTTCATTCTCTGACATGAtcacaaaagatgaggaacgtGTCAGGTTTCTTCATTCAAGATTAACAAACAAGGAGAGTGTCAGAAATTCTGCCACCACTGACAAATTGAGGGGGGGACCCAGCCTAGTGAGCACAACACCTTTGAAATCAGGTTTGTCAATTGGTTCAGGCAACTACTATGTGAAAATAGGACTTGGTACCCCTGCCAAGTACTTCAGCATGATTGTAGACACAGGTAGCTCCCTCTCATGGCTCCAGTGCCAGCCTTGTGTCATATACTGCCATGTCCAAGTTGACCCTATATTCACCCCTTCAACATCCAAGACATACAAGGCCTTGCCATGCTCATCATCTCAGTGTTCCTCTCTCAAAAGCTCCACACTGAATGCTCCAGGTTGCTCAAATGCAACTGGTGCTTGTGTCTACAAAGCAAGCTATGGTGACACTTCTTTCTCAATTGGATATTTGAGTCAAGATGTGCTAACCTTAACCCCTTCAGAGGCACCATCATCAGGTTTTGTGTATGGTTGTGGTCAAGACAATCAAGGCTTGTTTGGAAGGTCATCAGGTATCATAGGTCTAGCCAATGACAAAATCTCCATGCTTGGTCAATTGTCCAAAAAATATGGCAATGCCTTCTCCTATTGCCTCCCCTCTTCTTTTTCTGCACCAAACTCTTCTTCCCTATCAGGTTTCTTGTCCATTGGAGCCTCATCATTGGCATCATCGCCATACAAGTTCACTCCCTTGGTCAAGAATCAAAAGATTCCAAGCTTGTACTTTCTTGACTTGACAACTATAACTGTGGCAGGAAAGCCACTAGGAGTTTCTGCATCAAGCTACAATGTTCCTACCATAATTGACTCTGGCACAGTAATCACAAGGCTACCTGTGGCTGTTTACAATGCATTGAAAAAGTCTTTTGTGTTGATCATGTCCAAAAAATATGCACAGGCACCAGGATTTTCAATATTGGATACTTGCTTCAAGGGGAGTGTTAAGGAGATGTCAACAGTGCCTGAGATTCAGATCATATTTCGTGGGGGCGCTGGCCTAGAACTTAAGGCTCATAACTCCCTTGTGGAAATTGAAAAGGGTACTACTTGTTTGGCCATTGCTGCTAGCTCTAACCCCATTTCCATTATTGGGAATTATCAGCAACAGACATTCAAGGTGGCTTATGATGTTGCCAATTTCAAGATTGGATTTGCACCTGGTGGCTGCCAGTGA
- the LOC114367790 gene encoding pre-mRNA-splicing factor CWC25 homolog, with protein MALKFLNKKGWHTGSLRNIENVWKAEQKHEAEQKKLDELRKQIQEERERTEFRLLQEKAGLVPHQERLEFLYDSGLSVGKSSNSEGFKALEQLPKSDATDAAGSSASASASKEGASVPGALFEEKPQSANDAWRKLHSDPLLMIRQREQEALAKIKNNPVKMAMIKKSIEGTENKEKAHKKEKRKKHRSSKSKHKKLSDSEDDTTERRKRKTGNEDSDRKHHKAQSDSEYQSSEGEMRRRKDRIEDQKYRERSPNHQQRQRNGKDYKEDAGDRNYNRSKSERSVQKGQLDSGYESSEGEKRRKNHYEDKKYRERSPNHQQRQRNGRDYKEDTGEDKKHRERSPNHQQRQRNGRDYKEGTGEDKKYRERSPEHQHRQRNSRDYKEDTGDRNYNTSKSERYASEGRSNIDAPKSGGGRISEASSNRYSASSPERRSHYKRRNMAPKLSEEERAAKLKQMQLAAELHEEQRWKRIKKAEESDAKEAIQNDNAGGKNFLDTAQKSVYGAAEGGSASIAESVRRRTYYSQGRSGGESNAFRR; from the exons atggcgCTGAAGTTTCTGAACAAGAAGGGATGGCACACGGGGAGTTTAAGGAACATAGAGAACGTGTGGAAGGCAGAGCAGAAGCACGAAGCGGAGCAGAAGAAGCTGGATGAGCTCCGCAAACAGATCCAGGAGGAGAGAGAGCGCACCGAGTTTCGTCTTCTTCAGGAGAAAGCTGGCCTCGTTCC GCATCAGGAGAGGTTGGAATTTCTGTACGATTCGGGGTTGTCGGTTGGGAAATCTTCGAATTCCGAAGGATTCAAGGCGCTCGAACAGTTACCAAAATCCGATGCAACGGATGCAGCAGGCTCCTCTGCTTCTGCATCTGCTTCTAAG GAGGGGGCGAGTGTGCCTGGGGCATTGTTCGAGGAGAAGCCTCAGTCTGCCAATGATGCTTGGAGGAAGCTTCATTCTGACCCTTTGCTCATGATTCGCCAGCGCGAGCAGGAGGCACTTGCCAAGATCAAAAACAACCCTGTCAAGATGGCTATGATCAAGAAATCG ATTGAAGGAACTGAAAACAAGGAGAAAGCTCATAAAAAGGAAAAGCGGAAGAAGCACCGGTCTAGTAAATCAAAGCATAAAAAACTGTCTGATTCAGAAGATGACACTACTGagaggagaaaaagaaagaccGGTAATGAAGATTCTGACAGGAAGCATCACAAGGCTCAATCAGATTCAGAGTATCAATCAAGTGAAGGAGAAATGAGAAGAAGGAAGGATCGCATTGAGGACCAAAAATACAGGGAAAGATCGCCCAATCACCAACAGAGACAAAGAAATGGCAAAGACTACAAAGAAGATGCTGGTGACAGAAATTATAACAGGTCCAAGTCAGAAAGGAGTGTGCAAAAGGGTCAATTGGATTCAGGTTATGAATCAAGTGAAGGagaaaagagaaggaagaatcaCTATGAGGACAAAAAATACAGGGAAAGATCACCCAATCACCAGCAGAGACAGAGAAATGGCAGAGATTACAAAGAAGACACTGGTGAGGACAAAAAACACAGGGAAAGATCACCCAATCACCAACAGAGACAAAGAAATGGCAGAGATTACAAAGAAGGCACTGGTGAGGACAAAAAATACAGGGAAAGATCACCCGAACACCAACATAGACAAAGAAATAGCAGAGACTACAAAGAAGACACTGGTGACAGAAATTATAACACTTCTAAGTCAGAAAGATATGCTTCAGAAGGTCGGTCCAATATAGATGCCCCTAAAAGTGGGGGTGGGCGAATTTCGGAAGCAAGCTCCAATAGATATTCTGCTTCTTCACCTGAACGCAGATCACACTATAAGCGCAGAAACATGGCTCCTAAGCTTTCAGAAGAAGAGCGAGCTGCTAAACTTAAGCAAATGCAATTAGCTGCTGAGTTGCATGAAGAGCAGAGATGGAAACGTATAAAGAAGGCCGAGGAGTCGGATGCAAAGGAAGCAATCCAGAATGATAATGCCGGTGGCAAGAATTTCTTGGATACTGCTCAGAAAAGTGTATATGGTGCAGCTGAAGGGGGGAGTGCATCAATAGCCGAGAGTGTCCGTCGTCGGACATATTATTCTCAAGGAAGATCTGGTGGTGAAAGCAATGCTTTTCGGCGATGA
- the LOC114368027 gene encoding uncharacterized WD repeat-containing protein C2A9.03-like isoform X2: MSQHHGDEMEYAADDNEMAEVEEDMYFRGRAFGESDSDDDDDYEYDPLENRISDTTAAEARRGKDIQGIPWDRLSISREKYRQTRLEQYKNYENIPQSGEMSEKECKATDKGGKYYDFWQNTRSVKSTILHFQLRNLVWSTSKHDVYLVSNYSIVHWSSLTSKRSEILNVSGHVAPCEKHPGSLLEGFTQTQISTLAVRDNLLIAGGFQGELICKYLDRPGVSFCTRTTYEDNAITNAVEIYEHPSGAVHFMASNNDSGVRDFDIERFQLSKHFCFPWPVNHTSLSPDGKLLAVVGDNPKGLLVDSQTGKTITPLRGHLDFSFASAWHPDGRIFATGNQDKTCRVWDVRNLSKSVAVLKGNLGAIRSIRFTSDGQFMAMAEPADFVHVYDTKHGFEKEQEIDFFGEISGVSFSPDTESLFIGVWDRTYGSLLQFNRRRNYMYLDCL, from the exons ATGTCTCAACACCATGGTGATGAAATGGAGTATGCGGCAGATGATAATGAAATGGCAGAGGTAGAAGAGGATATGTATTTCCGTGGCAGGGCATTTGGTGAATCAGATTCGGATGATGACGACGACTACGAATATGACCCTTTG GAAAACCGAATATCAGATACCACTGCTGCTGAAGCTAGGAGGGGGAAGGATATCCAAGGTATACCTTGGGATAGGTTGAGCATTAGTCGTGAGAAATATAGACAAACTAGACTAGAGCAgtacaaaaattatgaaaacataCCACAATCAGGGGAAATGTCAGAGAAG GAATGCAAAGCAACAGATAAAGGGGGGAAATATTATGATTTCTGGCAAAACACTAGATCTGTGAAGTCAACAATACTTCATTTCCAA TTGAGGAATTTGGTTTGGTCAACATCAAAACATGACGTATATCTTGTTTCAAATTACTCCATTGTTCACTGGTCTTCATTAACTTCTAAGAGATCTGAAATCTTGAATGTATCAGGGCATGTAGCTCCATGTGag AAACATCCTGGAAGCCTCTTGGAAGGTTTTACTCAGACACAAATTAGTACACTGGCTGTACGAGATAACTTGTTGATTGCTGGAGGGTTTCAAGGAGAACTTAtttgcaag TACTTAGATCGGCCAGGGGTTAGTTTTTGTACCCGAACTACATATGAGGACAATGCAATCACAAATGCTGTGGAGATTTATGAGCACCCAAg TGGAGCTGTTCATTTCATGGCTTCAAACAATGACTCTGGAGTTAGAGACTTTGATATTGAGAGATTTCAGCTTTCAAAGCATTTCTGCTTTCCTTGGCCAGTAAAT CATACTTCATTGAGCCCTGATGGAAAACTACTTGCTGTTGTTGGAGACAACCCAAAAGGGTTACTGGTGGATTCTCAAACAGGAAAG ACTATCACACCTTTACGTGGACACTTGGATTTCTCATTTGCATCTGCATGGCATCCTGATGGCCGCATATTTGCTACTGGGAACCAAGACAAAACATGTCGTGTTTGGGATGTTCGGAACTTGTCAAAATCCGTTGCTGTTCTTAAAGGCAACCTTGGAGCTATACGTTCAATACGTTTCACATCTGATGGACAGTTCATGGCGATGGCTGAGCCAGCTGACTTTGTGCATGTCTACGACACAAAGCATGGGTTTGAGAAGGAGCAAGAGATCGATTTTTTTGGGGAGATCTCTGGTGTATCCTTTAGCCCTGACACAGAATCACTCTTTATTGGTGTTTGGGATCGCACCTATGGAAGCCTTCTACAGTTCAATCGACGCAGAAATTACATGTACCTTGACTGCTTGTAA